ATCTGGTGGTTCAACACCATAGCAAGCATAAAACCATTCCCTGACCTGTTTTACTAACTGCTGAGCTTCCGCTATCTCTCCCTCATCAATCTCAGACCTGCAGCGTAGTTGCTTGAGCCAGTCCGGTTCCTGGGCGAAAAGAGCAGGGATGTCGCGGAGGTTGATGCGGTCCAGCAATCCACTCGCGCCGCGAATTTCTGGCAGCTTGGCAGATTCGAAGACATATTGTTTTATTTTCGTGGCCCCACCCATGATCACGGCAACGCGGGGTGAGTTCAACCGCTCACTAAGTTGCACCAGGCGGCAGCGTTGAAGCGCATCTTTCGTTTGGAACCGTTCTTGCTGGTCATCCTGAGGTGTCACAATCAGACGGGCGGCTTCGGCGATAGACGCTACAACATCCCCTTCTGTTCCTTGAGGCATATGGTCGGCTTCTACGAGTTCCCTAAGTCGTTCTAATTCGGGAGGGGCAAGCCCCCGTTCATAAGCTAAGCAATAAGCGATGCCCCACGCTAACTTGCTCGCTCTCTTTTCCACGCTGTTTGTCACCTTCCTCGCACTTTATCAGCTTTCATACTTTGCTCACAACTAAAAAGGTTGTCAGTGGCCCAACTATGAAGGCATCCTTGTCTTACCGTACTGAGCAGCCAGATGCCTGTATTGAGCTTGTAAGCAATCGTAATCTCGCCTCATCGCCTGCCCCGGGCGCATTCGCGGATGGTCTGCAGGTTCAGGATCTCGGCCACTTCGAAGCGGGGCGGTACGGAGCCTGGTACGGGGCGCAGGCGCACCGCCGGCAGGAAGTAGCCACAACGCCCGTGCAGCTCGGCCAGGAGCGTCACCGCGCTGAAGTTCAGAGACGGCAGGTTGACTAGTAAGGGCAGCGTCTGCCACTCCTGCGGCGTAAGCCCGGCCCGGTCGGCCATAGCTATAACCTGAGGAACTATGGGCTGCTGGGGATCGATCTGGGCGTCGATTTCGATCACCCGGTCTACCTTTTTTCCGGCAAGCTCTTCCAGTTGCTGCAACTGCTCCGCAGTAAGGGGATGGGAAAAGTTGAGGAGAATCAAGATCTTCTACCCTCCTAATACCCTCTTTACCGTATTGACCAGCTTTCTTCTATCTTCTTCTGACAACTTTCCGCTTTGCGCCGAGGGAAGTTCGATTACTGTGATCCGGTGGGCATCAGCGAGCTGCCGGTTGTTCGGTTCGTATTCCCGGTCTAAGATGAGAAACTTTTCGGTATAGGTCCCCAGGAAGCGCTGCTCGGCGGCGGTGATTATCTGCTCGATACCTTCCTTACTTCTAGCCTTCTTGCCGGTTTTCACTTCGGCAATTCCCACGCGGTTGCCGCAGCGAAGGACGAGATCGATTTCTAGACCGCCAAGTTCTGGCACCGGTTTAACCGAATTCTTTACTTCGTCAAGTTCCGACCGCAATACCGCATGCACCATTCGCTCAAACTCGTTCTTGAATTCGTCGGTTTCCGTGTAGCCTTCTAGATGTGCTTTCAGGTAAAGGTCGATGTCGAGCACCGGTGGAACCTCGTCTGCTTTTTCGAGTTCCGGGCCGCGCTTTAAGAACCGGTAATGGTATACTACGCTTTTCTTTCCCTCGCTCTGCACGTAAAGAAACGGGCAGGAAAGCTGCTCCGCCAGGCGGTAAGCCGCCAGCGCCATAGGCTTGGTGCCGCCTGTAAGGTTAAAAATAATCTTATCCGGAGGCCAGTTTTCTTCCCTAACAACCGACTTAAGCTTGCTCTCGATCTTAGCCATATTATAAGGATCAACATCAACAGGCTTATCCTTAACTGAAATACCGCGCTCTTTGAGGACCGAACACAAGCGTTCACTAACTGCTTTGGTGCGCTCTGTGCAGACCAGAACCGCATGCTGGGGCTGCGCGTAAAGCACGGCCAGCAGGTTCGGTATCGGCTGTTCACCAATGAGAGAGATCATTATTGTCCCATCCACAGCATCTATTTCCTCCTTAAGTTTCTTTCAGACACTTTTCCGCCAGCAGGTGACAAATCTGACGCTTTGCGGCTCACCCCTCCGCCTCCGCCAGAACAAAATAGGGCGCAAATTCAGCGATCAGCACGCTGCGGTCCACGTTGCCCGCCGGGTAGTCGAGCCATTCCCTGAGCTTTTCGTAAACGTTGCGGAGCTGGTTGGCTACGGTCTGCTCGCTTTTGCCGAGTGCTTTAGCGATACTGGCGTTGTCAAGGCCCCGGCACGCCAGCCGGACCACCTCACGCTCGGCTCTGGTGAGCCAGTAACGGACGAACTCCTTTTTCCGCTTCATCTGCGCATTACGGCTTAGCCGCTCGTACCAGGCCACCACCTCCGCCGGCTCGTCTAACTCCGCCACCGTCCGTACAAGGGTACCGGCCTCGGCCCAGCGCAACACCGGTACCGGGACCAGCCAGACCCTGTCCGCAGGCGATAGGTGCAACCGGCGTTCTGCGCCCGGGTGCCAGCCTTCGGTGACCAGGTGCCAGACGCAATCTTCAGGGCCGAAAAGCAGCTGGGCGACTACCATGCCCATAATTCCCATAACCTTGCGGCCACCCGAAATGCACAGGTGCACCGTAACACCGTGCTGGCGGGCGCGCCGGACCTCCACGTACAGGGTGCGCAGCAGCGCCCGCAGGTCGTCTTCACTACGGAAGTCAACGACCGGCCCCCTGGCGGAAACGACGGGCGCTTTCCGCAACTGCACGCCCGGATAGAAGCCTTTCGCGAACTCAGCCTCGACTGCCGCCAGCGCCTCCCCCACGCCGGGGCCCAGGGTGTAAACCACCGCGGCTTCGCCGATGAAGCGCCCATGAGCCAAA
This genomic window from Bacillota bacterium contains:
- a CDS encoding DUF1887 family protein translates to MDGTIMISLIGEQPIPNLLAVLYAQPQHAVLVCTERTKAVSERLCSVLKERGISVKDKPVDVDPYNMAKIESKLKSVVREENWPPDKIIFNLTGGTKPMALAAYRLAEQLSCPFLYVQSEGKKSVVYHYRFLKRGPELEKADEVPPVLDIDLYLKAHLEGYTETDEFKNEFERMVHAVLRSELDEVKNSVKPVPELGGLEIDLVLRCGNRVGIAEVKTGKKARSKEGIEQIITAAEQRFLGTYTEKFLILDREYEPNNRQLADAHRITVIELPSAQSGKLSEEDRRKLVNTVKRVLGG
- a CDS encoding CRISPR-associated protein Csx14, giving the protein MRGNAAFKGENAEVLIATLGVEPQVVTITLDRLLAHGRFIGEAAVVYTLGPGVGEALAAVEAEFAKGFYPGVQLRKAPVVSARGPVVDFRSEDDLRALLRTLYVEVRRARQHGVTVHLCISGGRKVMGIMGMVVAQLLFGPEDCVWHLVTEGWHPGAERRLHLSPADRVWLVPVPVLRWAEAGTLVRTVAELDEPAEVVAWYERLSRNAQMKRKKEFVRYWLTRAEREVVRLACRGLDNASIAKALGKSEQTVANQLRNVYEKLREWLDYPAGNVDRSVLIAEFAPYFVLAEAEG